The region CGTAGACCTTGCCTGGCTTGAGTTTCGACATGCACGCCAGGAAGAGCTTACAGCCCCTGCAGATCTCCGGGGGCTGGGATGCGACAAACCTGAAGCCCACCCTTGCTTGGACGTCGCCTACAAAGGTTACGATTTCTCGCCTCTTGATTTCGCCCTCGGACATCAGTCTATCACGCCCGTTATCCTTGCGAGGTCTTCAGCCGCCTTCCTTGAGACCCCGCTCTCCCCAAGGATCGTGTATCTGTCCGGCCTCATCGTATGAGCGATCGTCAGGGCCTCAAGCACCTCGTCATCTGAGACCCCGAGCTGCCTTGCGGTCGTCGGCGCCCCTATCTTGTTGAGCACCGTCTTGATCCCCTGCCAGTCGCCCCCGTGCATATACATCATCATTATGGTTCCGACGCCGCACCTCTCCCCGTGCAACGACCCGTTCTTGCTGACCTTCTCGAGCGCGTGGCTGAAGAGGTGCTCGGAACCGCTGCACGGCCTGCTGCTGCCCGCGATGCACATCGCATAGCCACAGCTTATCAGCGCCTCTATGACCGTCCTGACGCCCACTTCCAGCCCCCTCGCTATCAGATCGACGTTTCTCTTGAGGAGTTGGGCTGACATCAGCGCGAGGGAGGCCGCGTACTCCCCGTAATACTCCCCCCTCAACCTGTGTGCGAGCCTCCAATCCCTCACAGCGGTGAACTTTGCGATGATGTCACCACAGCCGCTTATTATCAACCTCCTGGGAGAGCTAGCAATTATCTGGATGTCCGCTATGAGTGCTACCGGGGGCTGTGCCATTACTGATGCCGAAACCTTCCCGTCCTTGATCGATGCAATCGGCGATGCTATCCCGTCGTGGGCTGCGGAGGTGGGTATGCTGATGAAGGGGATCCCCTGCTGGTGGGACGCTATCTTCGCGACATCGATTATCTTCCCGCCGCCGACGCTGATGACCATACACGACCTCGTCTCTTTGATGGCACACTCGACCTCACTGACCATGTCCACAGTCGGGGATGAGACGCAGACCTCATGGACTGGGAGCCCCATCTCCATGACATTCTCCTTTACCAGCGAAGCAGGGCCCTTGGTGAACCCCTCCCCTCTGAGCAGCAGGACGTCCTCCCTGACGAGCAACCTGCTCAGCAGCTCGTCTATCTTCGGCAAAACGTTGTCTCCAACGATC is a window of Candidatus Methanosuratincola sp. DNA encoding:
- a CDS encoding NAD(P)-dependent glycerol-1-phosphate dehydrogenase; the encoded protein is MFGSSNSKEVQAMHIHAINLPRFVIVGDNVLPKIDELLSRLLVREDVLLLRGEGFTKGPASLVKENVMEMGLPVHEVCVSSPTVDMVSEVECAIKETRSCMVISVGGGKIIDVAKIASHQQGIPFISIPTSAAHDGIASPIASIKDGKVSASVMAQPPVALIADIQIIASSPRRLIISGCGDIIAKFTAVRDWRLAHRLRGEYYGEYAASLALMSAQLLKRNVDLIARGLEVGVRTVIEALISCGYAMCIAGSSRPCSGSEHLFSHALEKVSKNGSLHGERCGVGTIMMMYMHGGDWQGIKTVLNKIGAPTTARQLGVSDDEVLEALTIAHTMRPDRYTILGESGVSRKAAEDLARITGVID